Within the Bradyrhizobium cosmicum genome, the region TCCGACCTTCTTGGCGTCCTGGATGTGGGCGATGCCCGAGACCACGGTGCAGAAGATGATCGGGGCGATCACCATCTTGATCAGCTTGATGAAGCCGTCGCCGAGCGCCTTGATCCACTCGTTGGTGGCGACCGAGGGCCAGAGCCAGCCGACAATGGCGCCAAGCACGATGGCGATCAGCACCTGGACATAGAGGACTTTGTACCACGGCTTGGCCGCGCTTGGCGCGACCGGCGTTCCCGCCGTCATCGTTGTCGTCGTCATCGTCTCACTCCCCCTCAAACTCAGAGGCCAGCCAAGATCAACTTGGCCGGCCCTGTCAATTGGAACTGGTCGGAATCGACGCCTTACCGGCGATCGACGATCCGGCGCGCCGCCGGCATCAGCGTCGCGCCAAGCGCGTTCTTGACCAGCGAGCCGGCGATGAACGGCAGCAAGCCGACCTGCCAGGCCTTGGCAACGCCAAGACCGAGACCAAAGGCCAGCCAGCCGAAGCCCGCGGCCAGGATCACGACGTGGCCGACGGCCATCGCCGCAAACAACCGCACGACGCTGCGATCCCAGCCGCGCTCGGCGAGCCAGCCGGTGACGAAGGCAGCGCCGATGAACCCGAACAGGTAGCCGGCGGTCGGGCCGACCAGCGGTGCAATTCCACCGATCGGGCCGGCGAACACCGGCAGCCCCATCGCGCCCTCGGCGAGGTAGGCGATCATGGTCGCGCTGCCGAGGCGCCAGCCATAGGCGGCGCCGATCATCAGCACCACCAGCGTCTGCAATGTCATGGGCACATAGGGCAGCGGCAGGTTCACCTTGGCCGATAGCGTCATCAAGGCGGTGCCGAGCGCGATCAGCACCACGGCTCGCAAGGCGCCTACGGCTTCGCCCGGACGGGTCGGCCACATCAAGGCGGCGAGAGAAGAATGTGCGGCGGAGGTGGGCGCGGAACGGTCGGACAAGATGCACTCCAGAATGCTATCGAAACTGGCGGCTATTTAAGCCAGTGGGCGATCCGGTCAACCGCCTCGCGCATCTCATCAGCCGAGCGTGCATAGGACAGTCTTATGAACGAGCGGCCATGGATGGGATCGAAATCGAGCCCCGGCGTTGCCGCAACATGGGCCTGCTCCAGCATCTGCTTGGCGAACTCGAAACTGTCCGAGGTGAAATCGGAGACGTCGGCATAGAGATAGAAGGCACCGTCGGCAGGCAGGAACTTGCTGAGGCCCGCCTTGGGCAGTCCCTCGATCAGAATCCGCCGGTTTTCCTGATAGCCGTGCTTGATCTCCTCCATCTCGGCCGCACCGTCGAAGGCGGCTTCGGCCGCGATCTGCGACAGTGACGGTACCGAGATCGACAGGTTCTGCTGGAGCCTTTCGATCGGCCGCACCAGCACGTCAGGCACGACCATCCAGCCGACGCGCCAGCCCGTCATGCAGAAATACTTCGAGAACGAGTTGATCACGAGTGCGTGCTCGGACAGCGACGCCGCCGTCACCGCCGGAAACGCGTAGTCGAGCCCGTGATAGATCTCGTCGGAGATGAAGCGGATGCCGGCGTCCTCTGACGCCGCGATCAGGCCGGCGAGCGCCTCGCGGGACATCATCGTACCCGTCGGGTTGGCCGGGCTTCCGACCAGCACGCCCTTCAGTGGCGCTTTCCGATGGGCCGCCAGCAGCGCCTCGCCGGTCAGCGCGTGGCGCGTCTCGTTGGTAGTCTCGATTAGCACCGGCTCGCAGCCGAGCGCGGTCAGGATATGACGGTAAGGCGGATAGCCCGGCACCGTCACGGCGACGCGATCGCCGGGCTCGAACATCGACAGGAAGGCGAGGATGAACCCGCCGGACGAGCCCGTGGTCACCACGATCCGCTCGGGGCTGACATCGCAGCCATAGGCATCGCGATAATGCCGCGCGATGCGCGCGCGCAGGCTGGGGATGCCGAGCGCAGAGGTATAATCGATCCGCCCCGCCTCGAGCGCCGCATGGGCGGCCGCAATCGCGGTCTTCGGAGCACCCGTCGCGGGCTGGCCGACCTCCATGTGAATGACATGGCCTCCGGCCGCCTCGATTCGGGCTGCCGCGGCCATCACGTCCATCACCATGAACGGGGGGACGTCGCTGCGGTGGGAGGGCTCGAGCCACTGCCCCAACCGGTTCCTCAATGTCGCATCGTGCATCGAATTCTGCTATTTCGCTGGCGAACCGGTCGGTTCCGGTCCGGGAAACGGAGCGCTTGCGCCCCAGACTGGCCGCATTGTACGGCTCATAAGGGATAGGGCTTGGAAGGGCATATCGCGTATCCTGTCCGCCGCCAATCGCCAAAACCAATCACCAAACCGCTTTTCAAGACCGTTTGACCAAGCCCCTTGTTGACCCAGACCGCCTGATGTTGCTCCAGATCGCTTTGCGCAAGAAGGCCACCGCCCTCACCGCCCTCGTCACCGCGGCGGCGATCGCGCTGTTGCCGATGCCGGCGGCGCAGGCGCAGGGCAAGGGCCCACCGGTCCTGCGCGACACCGAGACCGAGCAGCTGCTGCGCGAATATACCCGACCGATCCTGCGCGCCGCCGGCCTGGAGAAGCAGAACATCCAGATGGTGATCGTCAACGAGGGGTCGTTCAACGCCTTCGTTGCCGACGGTCGCCGCATCTTCGTCAATTACGGCGCGATCCTGCAGTCGGAGACGCCGAACCAGATCATCGGCGTGCTCGCGCACGAGACCGGGCATCTGGCCGGCGGTCATCTGTCCAAGCTGCGCGAACAACTCGCCACCGCCCAGACCCAGATGATCATCGCGATGCTGCTCGGCGCCGGCGCGATGGTCGCTGGCACCACACGTGGCAGCAGCTCGGGCAACAACGGGCTTGCCAATGCCGGCGCCGCTGCGATCGCGGGACCTCAGGAGATGATCCGCCGGACGCTGCTGTCCTACCAGCGCCAGCAGGAAGAGAACGCCGACCGCGCCGGCGTCAAATTCCTGACCGCGACCCAGCAGTCGCCGAAGGGCATGTACGAGACCTTCAAGCGCTTCACCAGCGAGAGCCTGTTCGCCGCGCGCGGCGCCGATCCTTATCTGCAGTCGCACCCGATGCCCGCCGAGCGCGTCGCCTCGCTTCAGGAGCTCGCCAGTTCGAGCCCCTATTGGGACAAGAAGGACGACCCGGCATTGCAGCTGCGCCACGACATGGTGCGCGCCAAGATCTCGGCCTTCATGGAACGGCCGGAGACGGTGTATCGCCGCTATCCGCAGACCAACGACAGCATGCCCGCACGCTATGCCCGTGCCATCAGCACCTATCTGCACGGCGATCTGCGCAGCGCGCTCGCCCAGATCGACGCGCTGATCCAGGTCCAGCCCAACAACCCGTACTTCTACGAAGTGCGCGGCCAGGCCCTGCTGGAGAGCGGCAAGCCTGCCGAGGCGATCCCTGCCCTGCGCAAGGCGGTGCAATTGTCGAACAATTCGCCCCTCATCGAGATGTTACTTGGGCAGGCTCTGGTTGGAACCGATAATAAGGCCTACACGGACGACGCCGTTCGGATTCTCCGCGCCGCGGTGGCACGGGAGCCCGAGGCCGTGCTCGGCTATACCCAGCTCGCGATGGCCTATGGCCGCAAGGGCGACTATGCCGAGGCCGATCTGGCGTCCGCGCAGGCCGCTTACCTGCGCGGCGACAACAAGACCGCCCGCGAACTTGCCACGCGCGCAAAGACCCGTTTCGCCGTCGGCACGCCCGGATGGGTCAAGGCCGACGACATCGTGGCGGCCAAGCCGTCCCGAAACTAGCTCGACCCGAACGACGCCTGAAACCACGACGTCACGACCCAAGCTTAAGTCCGCCGGGACGTTTTCCGAAACCTGCTTTGGATAAGAGGATTTGCCTATGCCTTCGCTGCGCCTGCTTGCTCCCGCGCTGTTTGCGCTCGCCATGTTCGGCGCGACCGTGCCCGCGTCGGCCGACAGCTTCTCCGATAACCAGCGCACCGACATCGAGGCGATCGTCAAGAACTACCTCGTCACCCATCCCGAGGTGCTCGAGGAAGCGATGGCCGAGCTCACCAAGCGCCAGGCCGCGGCCGAGACGCAGAAGCACGAGGCCAGCATCGCGCAGAACGCCGACGCGATCTTCAACTCGCCGCACCAGGTCGTGCTCGGCAACAAGGACGGCGACGTCACCTTCGTCGAGTTCTTCGATTACAATTGCGGCTACTGCAAGCGCGCGATGGACGACATGCTCAACCTCATGAAGGGCGATCCCAAGCTGAAGGTCGTGCTGAAGGAGTTTCCGGTGTTGAGCCAAGGCTCGGTCGAAGCGGCGCAGGTCGCCGTCGCCGTCCGCATGCAGGATCCCTCCGGCAAGAAATATCTCGACTTCCACCAGAAGCTGCTCGGCGGCCGCGGCGCCGCCGACAAGGCGCGCGCGCTTCAGGCGGCCAAGGAAGCCGGCCTCGACACCGCCAAGATCGAGAAGGACCTCGGCAGTCCCGAGGTGCGCGCCACCATCGAGGAGAATTTCAAGCTCGCCGAAGCAATGGGCATGAACGGCACGCCGAGCTACGTGATCGGCAAGCAGATCGTGATCGGCGCCGTCGGCCTCGAGGGCCTCAAGGAAAAGATCGGCGTCGCCCGCTGCGGCAAGGCGACTTGCTGACAAGGCGACCTGCTGGTCGTCTTCAAGACATCACGCGTCAAAGGCCGGCTGAAGAGCCGGCCTTTTCTTTTTGCGAGCCGGCCGGCGCAATCGTGTCGCAAAGCCCGCGCACGCATTCATCTGGCGTTCAACAAACAAATGCCGCGGAACCGCAGATGTTCCGGAACTACTGATATCTCCTTTCGTTGTTGGCGCGGGCAATGACGCAAATGAACACGTGAGGAGAATTTCAATGTCGAACCGCTTTATGATCTCGGTGGCCACGCTTGCGCTGTTCGCGGGCACCGGCCTTGCCAACGCTCAGGGCACCATGAACCGCGACAGCGGTGGTGGCGCCGGTGGCGCGCAGATGCAGCACTCGCAGCCTTCAAGCGGCGCGGCTGAGCGCGGCGCGATGGGCAAGGAAGCCGCTCCCGAGAAGGGCACTGTCGGCCAGGCCGGCGGCGCCATGAAGCCCGGCGGAGCTGCCGAGGAGAAGTCGTCTGGCGCGATGGAGAAATCAGGCGGGATGGAAAAGTCCGGCCCGATGAACAAGAACGCGGCCGACGACAAGGCCGGCGCGGCGAAGGGTGAGCACGCCCAGGGCGCGCAGGACAAGTCCATGCAGGACAAGTCGAAGAGCACGATGGACAAGTCCCAGATGGACAAGTCCAAGAGCACTGAGACCGACACCAAGAGCGGCAACATGAACGCCCAGACCAAGGGCGCTGACAGCAAGGCTGCTGCCGACACCAAGGCTGGCGACGCCAAGTCCCAGACCACGACCGGCACCGCCTCGGCGACCGCTTCCGCTCCTCCGCCCGAGAAGCGGACCGAGATCACCTCTGCGATCAAGTCGACGAAGATCGAAGAGACCACCAACGTTAACTTCAACATCTCGGTGGGTGCCGCGATCCCGGCGTCCGTTCGCTTCCACCCGCTCCCGCCCCGGATCGTCGAAATCTATCCGGAGTGGCGCGGCTATGACGTGATCTACGTCCGCGGCCAGTACATCATCGTTCGCCCGCAGACCCGCGAGATCGTGTACATCATCGAAGGCTAAGCAGCCTCGCTGACGCACCAAGGAGCCCTTGCCGAGAGATCGGCAGGGGCTTTTGGCGTCTTGGGCGGCCTCGCGCGCCCGGGCAGCCATGGCTCGGACTGGTTAACAAGCAATTTCCGAGACTTCCGCACAGGTTTTTGCACCCCGGATGAGGTGCCTGAAGGCCTCCGCGAGGCCCTTCAAGGCTTCCCCTGACGCGCTTTGTTACCTATAACCCGGCCACGCCGAAGCACCTCCGCCGGGATTTGAATGGCTGAACCTGCGACCGACACGATCCTCGTTCTCAACGGGCCGAACCTCAACATGTTGGGGACGCGCGAGCCCGAGAAGTACGGCCATGCCACGCTGGCCGACGTCGAGGCGCTGTGCCGCGAGACGGCAGCTTCATTCGGCCTCAAGGCCGATTGCCGGCAGTCCAACCGCGAGGGTGAGCTGATCGACTTTATCCACGAGGCGCACGCCCGCAGGATGAAGGGCATCATCATCAATGCCGGCGGCTATTCACACACCTCGATCGCGCTGCACGACGCGCTGCTCGCGGTGCAGATCCCGACCGTCGAAGTGCACGTGACCAATATCCATGCCCGCGAAAGTTTCCGCCACCACTCCTATACCGCACGCGCAGCGTTCGCTTCGCTCTGCGGTTTCGGCATCGAGGGCTACCGCCTCGCCATTCAGGGCCTTGCCGCCAAGCTTGGCATCAAGCCCAAAGCCTGACGCTCCCTCCTCACACAGAACATTCGGATAAAGAACATGGCGCGCCAGCCAGACGACAAAGCAGCCGCAAAGTTTTCCAGCGAGGATTCCGCGCTCGTCCGCGAGCTCGCACTCCTGCTCGACGAGACCAGCCTCACCGAGATCGAGATCGAACGCGCCGGCCTGCGCCTGCGCGTCGCCCGCAACATCAGCGTCGCCGCGACGATGCCGGCGCCGATGGCGCACACAGCGCCCGTGGCGATCGCCACAGCCGCCGCCCCTGCGGCTGCCGCGCCCGACCTGTCGAAGCATCCAGGTGCCGTGACATCTCCGATGGTCGGCACCGCCTATTGGGCGCCGGAGCCCGGCGCGAAACCGTTCATCGAGGTCGGCAGCAAGGTCTCGGTGGGCCAGACGCTGCTCATCATCGAAGCCATGAAAACGATGAACCAGATCCCCTCGCCGCGTGCCGGCACGGTGACGCAGATCCTGGTCGAGGACGGCCAGCCGGTCGAGTACGGCGAGCCGCTCGTTATTATTGAGTGAGGGAGTGGCGAAGTGCGAGTAGCGAATAGCTGCTCCGCCCCATTCGCCATTCGCTGTTCCCCATCGCCCCCTGAGGCAAAATGTTCGACAAGATCCTCATAGCCAATCGCGGCGAGATCGCCCTTCGCATCCTGCGCGCCTGCAAGGAGCTCGGGATCGCGACCGTCGCCGTGCACTCGACTGCCGACGCTGACGCCATGCATGTGCGCCTGTCGGACGAAAGCGTGTGCATTGGGCCGCCGCCGTCCAAGGACAGCTATCTCAACGTACCCGCGCTGCTCGCGGCCTGCGAGATCACCGGCGCGGATGCCGTGCATCCCGGTTACGGCTTCCTGTCCGAGAACGCGCGCTTCGCCGAAATCCTCGGCGAGCACAATCTGCATTTCATCGGCCCCAAGGCCGAGCATATCCGTCTGATGGGCGACAAGATCGAGGCCAAGAAGACGGCCAGGAAGCTCGGCATCCCCGTCGTGCCCGGCTCCGACGGCGCGGTCGGCCCCGAGGACGACGCGATGGCGATCGCCAGGAAGATCGGCTTTCCCGTGCTGGTGAAGGCGGCAGCCGGCGGCGGCGGGCGCGGCATGAAGGTCGCGCAGAGCGAGGCGGACCTTCTGGTGGCTTTGTCGACGGCGGCGAACGAAGCGAAGTCGGCCTTCGGGGACGCCTCGGTCTATCTCGAGAAATATCTCCAGAAGCCGCGCCACATCGAAATCCAGATCCTCGGCGACGGCCGCGGCGGCGCCATCCATCTCGGCGAGCGCGATTGCTCGCTGCAGCGCCGTCACCAGAAGGTCTGGGAGGAAGGCCCCTCGCCCGTGCTGGCCGCGGCGGCGCGCGCCAAGATCGGCGAGACCTGCGCCAAGGCGATGCGCGAGATGAAATATCTCGGCGTCGGCACGATCGAATTCCTGTTCGAGGACGGCGAGTTCTACTTCATCGAAATGAACACCCGCATCCAGGTCGAGCATCCCGTCACCGAGAGCATCACCGACATCGACCTCGTGCTGGAGCAGATCCGTATCGCCGCCGGCGGCGATCTGCCGGCCAAGCAGAACGAGATCCAGATCATCGGCCACGCGATCGAGTGCCGCATAAACGCCGAAAATCCGCAGACCTTTCGGCCTTCGCCGGGCCGCATCACGCAATACCACCCGCCGGGCGGGCTCGGTGTCCGCATCGATTCCGCAGTCTATCAGGGCTATACTATCCCGCCCTATTACGACTCCCTGGTGGGCAAGCTGATCGTGCACGGCAAGACCCGCGCCGAATGCCTGATGCGACTGCGCAGGGCGCTGGACGAGATGGTGGTCGAGGGCATCGAGACGACGCTACCGCTGTTCCGCGACCTGGTTCGCGAGGACGACATCATCAACGGCGACTACCACATCCACTGGCTGGAGCAGTACCTCGCGGGCAAGGCTGCCCCCGCCGCGAAATAACTTCAGCGGACCATGGAACTCGGTGGCCTGAACCGCGTTCTGGTTCGGTTGGGACGGTTCCAAGGGGGCGTATTGAACTTCACGAGCGTAACAGGGCGAGACCGTCGTGACGGCTGAGGCGCAGCGGCGGCGCGCGGTTTGGCACGTCCTGCTGGTGACAGCGGGGCTTTTGGTGTTGGCCGTGATCAGCGCCGGCTCGGTCTATCTCGTCAACAAGGCAAGAGACGACAACAAGTGGGTCCTTCACACCATCGAGGTGGAGAACCAGCTCAACACTCTGCTGCTTGAAATCCGCCGGGCCGAAAGCGGCGCTCGCGGCTTTCTGTTGACCCAGGGGCAGACTTTCAAGACCGACCACGAGAAGGCCGTCGCGGCCATCCGTCCTGTCCTCGACCGGGTCACGCGCCTGACCAGCGACAATCCGCTGCAACGTGACAGCATGGAGAAGCTGCACACGGCCATCGATAGCCGTCTCGGCCAATTCGCACAGGAAATGGACTTCATTCGGCGGGGACAGCCCGACCGGGCTACGGCGCTCGTCCGCGAGGCCGCCGCTGCGGACACCACGTCCGCAATCAGCCGCACCGCGGGCGCAATGATCGAGGAAGAGGAGCGACTGTTCCGCCTTCGCTCGATGAACGCGGACCGTAGCCAGACCTTCGCCGCATCGATGACGGCCATCGGCTCCGCCCTCGTCGTACTGCTGGCGCTGATTTCGACCTGGCTGGTCCGGCGCTCCGCGCGGGCCCGCGACGAGGCCGAGACGCGGCTGCGCGACGCCAATCTCAACCTGGAGGCCATCGTCGACGAGCGCACGGCGGACCTGCGCGAAGCCAACAACGAGATCCAGCGCTTTGCCTATATCGTCAGCCACGATCTGCGCTCGCCTCTGGTCAACATCATGGGCTTTACCAGCGAACTCGAGGAGCTCAGCGGCGACGTCTTCCGCCGCATCGGCGGGCTCACCCAGGCCGCGACCGGCGGGCCGCCGCCGGCTGCCGGCGAAATCGCGCTCGAAGGCCCCGACAAGCAGCTTTCGGCTGACTTCTCCGAAGCGCTCGGCTTCATCAAGTCGTCGATCGCCAAGATGGACCGCCTGATTTCGGCGATTCTCAATCTCACCCGCGAGGGCCGGCGCGAATTCGAGCCGGTGAAGATCGACACACGCGAGCTGATCGAGGCGATCGTGTCGACGCTGGCGCATCAGGCCTCGGAAGCCCAGGCCGAGATCCACGTCGAACCGCTGCCGAATATCGTCAGCGACCGTCTTGCGCTGGAGCAGATTTTCTCCAATCTGATCGACAACGGGATTAAGTATCTCAAGAACGGCGTTCCCGGCGAGATCAGAATCCGGGGGCGCACCAAGCTCGGATACGCTATCTTCGAGATCAGCGATAACGGCCGCGGCATCGACCCGAAGGATCATCAGCGGATCTTCGACCTGTTCCGGCGTGCGGGAACCCAGGACAAACCCGGTCAGGGCATCGGTCTTGCGCATGTGCGTGCACTTGTGCGTCGCCTCGGGGGCACCATGTCGGTATCGTCGGAACTGAATACGGGCAGCACCTTCATCGTTACGCTGCCGATCAACTGGAACGCCAGCAACCGGAACTCGGACCAATGACTCTGCCTGTCAGCATTATCATGATCGAGGACGACGAGGGACATGCGCGGCTGATCGAGCGCAACATCCGTCGCTCCGGCGTCAACAACGAGATCATCCCCTTCACCAACGGCACCGATGCGATGAAGCACCTGTTCGGCGCCGACGGCACCGGGCTCACGCAGAAGGGCAACGCGCTGCTGATCCTGCTCGACCTCAATCTTCCCGACATGACCGGGATCGATATCCTGAAGCAGATCAAGGAAAACAAATATCTGAAGGCCTCGCCCGTGGTGGTGCTGACCACCACCGACGATTCCCAGGAAATCAAGCGCTGCTACGAGCTCGGCTGCAACGTCTACATCACCAAGCCGGTCAATTACGAGAATTTCGCCAACGCCATCCGGCAGCTGGGTCTGTTCTTCTCGGTCATCCAGGTCCCGCCCGCCGCCTCATGAACCAGCGCACGCCCACATTGCTCTACATCGACGACGACGCGGCGCTGGCACGCCTTGTCGATCGCGGCCTGACGCGACGCGGCTACAAGGTGGTCCATGCCGCCAGCGGCGAGGAAGGCCTCGAGCAGATCCGTCGCGCGCAGATCGAGGGCGGCATCGATGTCGTGGCGCTCGACCAGTACATGCCCGGACTCGACGGGCTGGAGACGCTCGAGCAGATCATGGCGATCGCGGGCGCACCGCCCGTGGTGTTCGTCACCGCCTCGCAGGATTCCAGCATCGCGGTCACCGCGCTGAAGGCGGGCGCGTCCGA harbors:
- a CDS encoding pyridoxal phosphate-dependent aminotransferase — its product is MHDATLRNRLGQWLEPSHRSDVPPFMVMDVMAAAARIEAAGGHVIHMEVGQPATGAPKTAIAAAHAALEAGRIDYTSALGIPSLRARIARHYRDAYGCDVSPERIVVTTGSSGGFILAFLSMFEPGDRVAVTVPGYPPYRHILTALGCEPVLIETTNETRHALTGEALLAAHRKAPLKGVLVGSPANPTGTMMSREALAGLIAASEDAGIRFISDEIYHGLDYAFPAVTAASLSEHALVINSFSKYFCMTGWRVGWMVVPDVLVRPIERLQQNLSISVPSLSQIAAEAAFDGAAEMEEIKHGYQENRRILIEGLPKAGLSKFLPADGAFYLYADVSDFTSDSFEFAKQMLEQAHVAATPGLDFDPIHGRSFIRLSYARSADEMREAVDRIAHWLK
- a CDS encoding response regulator; amino-acid sequence: MTLPVSIIMIEDDEGHARLIERNIRRSGVNNEIIPFTNGTDAMKHLFGADGTGLTQKGNALLILLDLNLPDMTGIDILKQIKENKYLKASPVVVLTTTDDSQEIKRCYELGCNVYITKPVNYENFANAIRQLGLFFSVIQVPPAAS
- the aroQ gene encoding type II 3-dehydroquinate dehydratase encodes the protein MAEPATDTILVLNGPNLNMLGTREPEKYGHATLADVEALCRETAASFGLKADCRQSNREGELIDFIHEAHARRMKGIIINAGGYSHTSIALHDALLAVQIPTVEVHVTNIHARESFRHHSYTARAAFASLCGFGIEGYRLAIQGLAAKLGIKPKA
- a CDS encoding DsbA family protein gives rise to the protein MPSLRLLAPALFALAMFGATVPASADSFSDNQRTDIEAIVKNYLVTHPEVLEEAMAELTKRQAAAETQKHEASIAQNADAIFNSPHQVVLGNKDGDVTFVEFFDYNCGYCKRAMDDMLNLMKGDPKLKVVLKEFPVLSQGSVEAAQVAVAVRMQDPSGKKYLDFHQKLLGGRGAADKARALQAAKEAGLDTAKIEKDLGSPEVRATIEENFKLAEAMGMNGTPSYVIGKQIVIGAVGLEGLKEKIGVARCGKATC
- a CDS encoding biotin transporter BioY, yielding MWPTRPGEAVGALRAVVLIALGTALMTLSAKVNLPLPYVPMTLQTLVVLMIGAAYGWRLGSATMIAYLAEGAMGLPVFAGPIGGIAPLVGPTAGYLFGFIGAAFVTGWLAERGWDRSVVRLFAAMAVGHVVILAAGFGWLAFGLGLGVAKAWQVGLLPFIAGSLVKNALGATLMPAARRIVDRR
- the accC gene encoding acetyl-CoA carboxylase biotin carboxylase subunit — translated: MFDKILIANRGEIALRILRACKELGIATVAVHSTADADAMHVRLSDESVCIGPPPSKDSYLNVPALLAACEITGADAVHPGYGFLSENARFAEILGEHNLHFIGPKAEHIRLMGDKIEAKKTARKLGIPVVPGSDGAVGPEDDAMAIARKIGFPVLVKAAAGGGGRGMKVAQSEADLLVALSTAANEAKSAFGDASVYLEKYLQKPRHIEIQILGDGRGGAIHLGERDCSLQRRHQKVWEEGPSPVLAAAARAKIGETCAKAMREMKYLGVGTIEFLFEDGEFYFIEMNTRIQVEHPVTESITDIDLVLEQIRIAAGGDLPAKQNEIQIIGHAIECRINAENPQTFRPSPGRITQYHPPGGLGVRIDSAVYQGYTIPPYYDSLVGKLIVHGKTRAECLMRLRRALDEMVVEGIETTLPLFRDLVREDDIINGDYHIHWLEQYLAGKAAPAAK
- a CDS encoding DUF1236 domain-containing protein, producing the protein MSNRFMISVATLALFAGTGLANAQGTMNRDSGGGAGGAQMQHSQPSSGAAERGAMGKEAAPEKGTVGQAGGAMKPGGAAEEKSSGAMEKSGGMEKSGPMNKNAADDKAGAAKGEHAQGAQDKSMQDKSKSTMDKSQMDKSKSTETDTKSGNMNAQTKGADSKAAADTKAGDAKSQTTTGTASATASAPPPEKRTEITSAIKSTKIEETTNVNFNISVGAAIPASVRFHPLPPRIVEIYPEWRGYDVIYVRGQYIIVRPQTREIVYIIEG
- a CDS encoding sensor histidine kinase; the encoded protein is MTAEAQRRRAVWHVLLVTAGLLVLAVISAGSVYLVNKARDDNKWVLHTIEVENQLNTLLLEIRRAESGARGFLLTQGQTFKTDHEKAVAAIRPVLDRVTRLTSDNPLQRDSMEKLHTAIDSRLGQFAQEMDFIRRGQPDRATALVREAAAADTTSAISRTAGAMIEEEERLFRLRSMNADRSQTFAASMTAIGSALVVLLALISTWLVRRSARARDEAETRLRDANLNLEAIVDERTADLREANNEIQRFAYIVSHDLRSPLVNIMGFTSELEELSGDVFRRIGGLTQAATGGPPPAAGEIALEGPDKQLSADFSEALGFIKSSIAKMDRLISAILNLTREGRREFEPVKIDTRELIEAIVSTLAHQASEAQAEIHVEPLPNIVSDRLALEQIFSNLIDNGIKYLKNGVPGEIRIRGRTKLGYAIFEISDNGRGIDPKDHQRIFDLFRRAGTQDKPGQGIGLAHVRALVRRLGGTMSVSSELNTGSTFIVTLPINWNASNRNSDQ
- a CDS encoding M48 family metalloprotease, with product MLLQIALRKKATALTALVTAAAIALLPMPAAQAQGKGPPVLRDTETEQLLREYTRPILRAAGLEKQNIQMVIVNEGSFNAFVADGRRIFVNYGAILQSETPNQIIGVLAHETGHLAGGHLSKLREQLATAQTQMIIAMLLGAGAMVAGTTRGSSSGNNGLANAGAAAIAGPQEMIRRTLLSYQRQQEENADRAGVKFLTATQQSPKGMYETFKRFTSESLFAARGADPYLQSHPMPAERVASLQELASSSPYWDKKDDPALQLRHDMVRAKISAFMERPETVYRRYPQTNDSMPARYARAISTYLHGDLRSALAQIDALIQVQPNNPYFYEVRGQALLESGKPAEAIPALRKAVQLSNNSPLIEMLLGQALVGTDNKAYTDDAVRILRAAVAREPEAVLGYTQLAMAYGRKGDYAEADLASAQAAYLRGDNKTARELATRAKTRFAVGTPGWVKADDIVAAKPSRN
- the accB gene encoding acetyl-CoA carboxylase biotin carboxyl carrier protein, whose amino-acid sequence is MARQPDDKAAAKFSSEDSALVRELALLLDETSLTEIEIERAGLRLRVARNISVAATMPAPMAHTAPVAIATAAAPAAAAPDLSKHPGAVTSPMVGTAYWAPEPGAKPFIEVGSKVSVGQTLLIIEAMKTMNQIPSPRAGTVTQILVEDGQPVEYGEPLVIIE